Proteins co-encoded in one Aerococcaceae bacterium DSM 111021 genomic window:
- a CDS encoding PspC domain-containing protein: MSNKPKRLYKSTTDKKILGICGGIAEYINIDSSIIRIIFVFLFIFGSSGLWIYLILGVLPNDYEVKNNHKETPKEHDDNWDAF, translated from the coding sequence ATATCAAACAAGCCTAAGCGATTGTATAAATCAACCACAGACAAGAAAATATTAGGTATATGTGGGGGCATAGCCGAATATATTAATATTGATTCATCGATAATCCGAATTATATTTGTATTCTTATTCATATTTGGTTCTTCTGGCCTCTGGATTTATCTTATATTAGGTGTATTACCAAACGATTATGAAGTAAAGAATAATCATAAAGAAACGCCAAAAGAACATGATGATAATTGGGATGCCTTCTAA